The DNA sequence TATAATACAATGGGTTTGGCGCCAATGGCATAAGCAGCATCACCAATCGCTTCGGCAACTCTTCTATCGCCTGAGCTATCACAAGTAACAACGACAGTTTCTCCTTCCTTTGCAAGCATAACGTCCCTCACCAATTTTAGGGCTCCGTTCATGGTTTCCATAGAACAATATTTTTCCGTTGGTTCTATCCCGCTTTTGAATTCCATGATCAAATCGCCTTCCTTTTTATAAATTACCTTGATTATATTCAAGCACGTGATTATTTACATCATCTAACGAAATAAATACCAGAATGACTATTTGTAATTTTCGAACAATTTGGGATTATCATGGCATATTATTTGTCAAATATTACAAAATTTGTGCTATTATATTGTATAATGCAATAAAATCTTATTGCGGAAGGCATCCTTTGGAGGGATATAAATGCCTTTAACCATCGAAGAAATGTTACAAATCGGCGATTTAAAAGATGTGGAAGTCTTAGCCGGCGAGCGCGGCCTTTCCAGTCGAGCGGTTAAGACGGTAGTGGTAATAGATGTACCAAATGCAGGTCAATGGATTAGAGGCGGAGAATTTTTGCTCACTTCTGGATACCTTTTTGCCGATGACGAGTTCTCCTTTATTGATCTGGTCGATAGTCTTGCCCAAAAAAATGCAGCCGCTTTAGGTGTTAAGGTTGGTCGTTTCTTAAGTAAGGTACCGGATGAAGCAATATCAAAGGCCAACAAATACAATTTTCCTATCTTAAAGATACCTACATATATGAATCATGTAGATATTATAAATCCGGTGCTTTCAGCTATCATCAACACTCAATATAAATTGCTAGAAACAACGGAAACCCTAAGGAACAAATTTCTCGATTCGATCTTATTCAGCAAAGGAGTCGAAGGTATACTTAATATATTGGAGGATTTTTTAAACATAGGCGTAGCATTTGTCGACAATATTCTTGGGATACGTTATTATTCCCAAAATAGTGGCCTAAAAGGTGTAATTGAAAACTCATACAAAACTGAGATAGTAAATAAATATCCAAACACTCAAATTACTATTGGGGATAGGGTTATAGGATATTTGCTTTATGAAAAAGAGCCGAGTTATTTAACTCATTTTGCTGATATTGCAATTCGTGAAGCTCAAAGGGCATTGCTCCTGAATTATCAAAAAACGGAATTTGCTCATGAAGTCGAAAGGCGCCATAGGGATGTATTTTTAAAAGACCTTCTGTACTCTAAGTTTAAAAGACCGGCCGAGGTGTTTCTCCAGGC is a window from the Acetomicrobium flavidum genome containing:
- a CDS encoding PucR family transcriptional regulator; the encoded protein is MPLTIEEMLQIGDLKDVEVLAGERGLSSRAVKTVVVIDVPNAGQWIRGGEFLLTSGYLFADDEFSFIDLVDSLAQKNAAALGVKVGRFLSKVPDEAISKANKYNFPILKIPTYMNHVDIINPVLSAIINTQYKLLETTETLRNKFLDSILFSKGVEGILNILEDFLNIGVAFVDNILGIRYYSQNSGLKGVIENSYKTEIVNKYPNTQITIGDRVIGYLLYEKEPSYLTHFADIAIREAQRALLLNYQKTEFAHEVERRHRDVFLKDLLYSKFKRPAEVFLQAKIYGWDPKCKLIVVVISIDNINKENFDVNLTNNYGNENEFSLSQKFATYFPGTVLTRIDPHYVALIPVREEENYTFLRNKIKELHQIISQSKKIDLVITLSSVKKDLLEAPHAFSECLETFDILRRTEQKPGVYSWCDLGVEKVLCALKGTEMSQNFWKHTLGKLIDRQDESSSFLLQTLEALIINDWQMRQTAAFLHVHYNTLKYRIKKLEEILEINGLLEGKQRFEVTLAFMLYRLEHNNLSRIPQKS